The following are encoded together in the Penaeus monodon isolate SGIC_2016 chromosome 44, NSTDA_Pmon_1, whole genome shotgun sequence genome:
- the LOC119568510 gene encoding zinc finger and SCAN domain-containing protein 22-like, with amino-acid sequence MRIHTKEKPYCREFCNKAFVTKSSLVRHIRMHTHEKQYSCEIYNRSFSRKFTLVCHVRMHTKEMPYRCKICNKVFSRKFHLVRHLRVNAKEKTYSCELCNKAISKKSTLVSHMRVHTNEKRYSCEICNKAFLSKNDLVRHIRIHTNEKPYSCEICNKAFSRKNFISVSM; translated from the coding sequence ATGagaatacatacaaaggagaaaccatactGCCGTGAattttgcaataaggccttcgtAACCAAATCCAGTCTAGTAAGGCATATCCGAATGCATACACATGAGAAGCAGTACAGTTGTGAGATTTATAATAGATCTTTCTCAAGGAAGTTTACTCTAGTGTGCCACGTGAGAATGCATACAAAGGAAATGCCATACAGATGTAAAATCTGCAATAAGGTCTTCTCAAGGAAATTTCATCTAGTTCGCCATTTGAGGGTAAATGCAAAGGAGAAGACATACAGCTGTGAGCTTTGTAACAAAGCCATCTCGAAGAAATCTACTCTAGTGagtcatatgagagtacatacaaatgagaagcgatacagctgtgagatttgcaataaggccttcctATCCAAAAACGATTTAGTAAGGCATATCCGTATACATACAAATGAGAAGCCGTATagttgtgagatttgcaacaaggcgtTCTCAAGGAAAAATTTCATCAGTGTTTccatgtga